The genomic DNA GATCGGCCATCCGATGGTGGGCGACCCGGTCTATCATCGCGCCGCCACCCAGCGCGGCCAGCGTCCGGCGATCAAGGCACCGCTGCCGGTGCCGCTGGCGCGCCAGGCGCTCCACGCCTTCCGGCTTGGGCTGGTGCACCCGGCCACGGGCAAGACCGTATCGTGGGAGGCGCAGCCGCCCGATGACTTGCAGGCGCTGATCGAAGCGCTCGATTTCGACCGCGCCGGCGACGAAGACGAGGACGACGGCTGGACGGAAGGCGAGGACGGTGCATGGGAATACGGCGATGACGACTAAGGCGCCTTGGCTGGTCCCCGACTGGCCGGCTCCGGCGCGGGTGCGCGCGTTGTCCACCACCCGCCAGGGCGGCGTCAGCGAGGGTCCCTACGGCCTCGCTGACGGCAGCCCGGGCGGGCTGAACCTGGGCACCCATGTGGGCGACGATGCCGCCGCGGTCGCGGCCAACCGGTCACGGCTGGCCGCGCGGCTGCCGGCCGTGCCGGGCTGGCTGGAGCAGGTGCACGGCTGCGCGATTGCCACCGAGGACCAGTTTGCCGCCGGTAGCGTGGTCCCGCAGGCGGACGCCAGCATTGCCACGACTGCTGGCCGGGTTTGCGCGGTGATGACCGCCGATTGCCTGCCCGTGCTGCTGTGCGACCGTGCCGGCACGGTGGTTGGCGCCGCGCACGCCGGCTGGCGCGGGCTGTGTGGCGGCGTGATCGAGGCAACCCTGGCGCGCATGGGCGAGCAGGCAGGCGCGCAGGCCCAGTGGCTGGCCTGGCTCGGCCCGGCCATCGGCCCGGATGCCTTCGAGGTTGGCGCCGAGGTCAGGCAGGCCTTCCTGGCCCAGGCGCGGGCCGAAGAAACGGCGCAGGTGGATCTCGCATTCCGCGCCGGCACAACGGGCAAGTATTTCGCCGACATCTACGCGCTGGCCCGCATCCGCCTGGCCCGCGCCGGCTGTACCGCGGTCTACGGCGGTGACGCGTGCACCGTCAGCGACGCGCAGCGTTTCTACTCCTATCGACGCGACGGCGTCACGGGGCGCATGGCCAGCCTGGTCTGGCTGGCCCCCTGAGCCCCTTCCCGGCATCAGTCGCGGGCAGGCGGCTTTTCTGGTTCCACCGATCCCACGGATTCCGAAGGCGCTACGGGGCCGGAGGGCGCTTGCGCGCCCTCCGCCTGCCTCGCTTCCTCGGCCTTGCGCCGGCGCATGCGCCCGGGTGTGCCCATGATGTACACCAGGATCGCCACCGGGAACAGGCCGTAAAAGATGAACGTGGCCAGGCCCGCGACCACGGTATGCTCGGTAATGGCCATCATCAGGACCACATACAGCCAACCGATTGCAACGATGTACATCAGAATTTCATCCTTCTCGTGCATGCTTGCTCCCGCGCCGGAGTGGCGCCAAAGGGAGGCTCGCAGGTTCGCGCTGAGCGCATTTTGCGGTTAGCGCCGGTCCGCGCATCTTTCCGCATTGACAGGCATAACATTGCAAGGCAACAATGGCCTCGAATGCACTGCAAGGCAGTGTGCTGGCAGGCATTCGCAGGCTTCGTCGCGATGATCCGATCTGATCCGATTCCGCGGCGCGGCGTGCCCGGCAAGCATACCGCATGACGTCACCAGCCGAGGATGTCAGCGCGGGCCGGTTCCGAGGCTGGCGGCGGGGGAGAGCCCCGCGGTGGTGGTACGCCGCCCAGCCAGCTTTCAAATAAGTGACGGCAGAGAGACGAAACATCATGGCAACCGGCAAAGGTGCGGCAGCTTCCACCGAGGAAGACAAGTCCCAACCGTTTTCATTTGCTTCGGGGCCATTTGATCCAGCGACATGGCTGGAATGGTCCCGTCAAGCACAGGCTAACGGTGCGACGACCCAGCAGGGCATGCCTGGCATGCCCGTTATCCCCGGTTTCGAGGCGTTGAAGGGTTCCGCCATGGCGGGCGTGAAGATCGCGCCCGATCAACTGGCCGACATCCAGCAACGCTACATGAAGGACTTCACCGCGCTCTGGCGAAGCATGGCGGAGGGCGGCGCCAATCCCGCCACGGCCCTGGCCGATCGCCGCTTTTCCGGCGATGCCTGGCGCAGCAGCGCGGCGTTCCACTACGCGGCCGCTTTCTACCTGATCAATGCGCGCGCCATGAATGAGCTGGCCGACGCGGTCGAGGCCGATGCCAAGACCCGCCAGCGCATCCGCTTTGCGATCTCGCAGTGGGTCGACGCCATGTCGCCGGCCAATTTCCTCGTCACCAATCCGGAGGCGCAGAAAAAGCTGATCGAGTCGGGCGGCGAATCGCTGCGGATTGGCGTGCGTAATATGCTGGAAGACCTTGGCCGCGGCAAGATCTCGCAGACCGACGAATCCGCCTTCGAAGTCGGCCGCAACGTGGCCGTGACAGAAGGCGCGGTGGTCTACGAAAACGCTTACTTCCAGTTGCTGCAGTACAAGCCGGTCACCGACAAGGTGTTTGCGCGCCCGTTGCTGCTGGTGCCACCCTGCATCAACAAGTACTACATCCTCGACCTGCAGCCGCAGAC from Cupriavidus sp. D39 includes the following:
- the pgeF gene encoding peptidoglycan editing factor PgeF, with the translated sequence MTTKAPWLVPDWPAPARVRALSTTRQGGVSEGPYGLADGSPGGLNLGTHVGDDAAAVAANRSRLAARLPAVPGWLEQVHGCAIATEDQFAAGSVVPQADASIATTAGRVCAVMTADCLPVLLCDRAGTVVGAAHAGWRGLCGGVIEATLARMGEQAGAQAQWLAWLGPAIGPDAFEVGAEVRQAFLAQARAEETAQVDLAFRAGTTGKYFADIYALARIRLARAGCTAVYGGDACTVSDAQRFYSYRRDGVTGRMASLVWLAP